Proteins from a genomic interval of Clostridium sp. M62/1:
- a CDS encoding PolC-type DNA polymerase III, giving the protein MKPFLEVFPDLHITDNLRELLDLVEVERVTTTRDRSSIRIYIVSPRLIHKQNIYGLEKGIREQLFPGKRVAIKIQEKYRLSGQYTPEKLLMVYRDSILMELKNYSILLYSMFRKAECTFEREDVMRLTLEDTMIARDRTPELKRILEKIFVERCGLPMEIDEEYREPAKRAVDPVIVPCQMRRQDEAPSEPLPFDPGYSAYLDSMAAASADGLDLFGADGPEGGLPSGEDGRAKLQPVEVNAAGGSDRTAGGASGKDASASRGVSGSGKKEKNTAKGSSGTYGKKEFKKKEFARSGYRRAEDPDVLYGRSFDDDELTEISQIEGEVGEVCIRGKILTTEIRELRSGKQLFIFTITDFTDTIGVKIFAKEEAVEDLKKATAAGQFVRLKGVATIDRFDGELTLGSIVGIKKCEDFTGKRMDNSPVKRVELHCHTKMSDMDGVSEVKDIIKRAKKWGMDAIAVTDHGCVQAFPDANHAVEKGDGFKVLYGVEGYLVDDLKQLAEDSRGQSLDHTCVVFDIETTGFSPLKNKIIEIGAVKVENGKIVDRFSTFVNPEVPIPFEIEKLTSISDNMVLGAPKIEEVLPKFLEFCSDAVMVAHNASFDMSFIRHNAMIQGKSFEPTVLDTVSMARFLLPNLNRFKLDTVAKELRISLENHHRAVDDAGATAEIFVKFVEMLKSRGIENLDELNEQSRMSVETIRKMPTNHIIILAKNDVGRINLYRLVSDSNLVYYAKRPRIPKSQILKYREGLIIGSACEAGELYQALLRGVPEAEINKIVSFYDYLEIQPLGNNAFMLRDEKSTVKTEEDLKDLNRKIVELGERFNKPVCATCDVHFLDPEDEVYRRIIMAGKGFKDCDDQAPLYLRTTEEMLREFEYLGSDKAEEVVITNTRKIAAMCERISPVRPDKCPPVIPNSDEMLRNICYNRAHEMYGEDLPKIVVERLERELNSIISNGFAVMYIIAQKLVWKSNEDGYLVGSRGSVGSSFVATMSGITEVNPLSPHYYCTNCHFYDFDSEEVKKFSGMAGCDMPDRLCPVCGKPLKKDGFDIPFETFLGFKGDKEPDIDLNFSGEYQSRAHDYTEVIFGKGQTFRAGTIGTLADKTAFGYVKKYYEERGQRKRACEINRIVTGCVGVRRTTGQHPGGIIVLPHGEEIYSFTPVQHPADDMTSKTITTHFDYHSIDHNLLKLDILGHDDPTMIRMLQDLTGLDPVKDIPLDCKEVMSLFQSTEALGITPDDIGGCPLGALGVPEFGTDFAMQMLLDTKPKYFSDLVRIAGLAHGTDVWLGNAQTLIQEGKATIQTAICTRDDIMVYLISRGLEEGLSFTIMESVRKGKGLKPEWEEEMTAHGVPDWYIWSCKKIKYMFPKAHAAAYVMMAWRIAYCKVFYPLAYYAAFFSIRASGFSYELMCQGREKLEYHLADYKKRLDTLSKKEQDTLRDMRIVQEMYARGFEFMPIDIYRASARNFQIIDGKLMPSLSSIDGLGEKAADGIVFAAEDGPFLSKEDFINRSKVTKTVADLMADLGLLKGLPESNQLSLFDLAL; this is encoded by the coding sequence ATGAAACCTTTTTTAGAAGTATTTCCTGACTTACATATCACGGACAATCTGCGGGAGCTTTTAGACCTGGTGGAGGTGGAGAGAGTCACCACCACCAGGGACAGAAGCTCTATTCGCATTTATATTGTAAGTCCGAGGCTGATTCACAAACAGAATATTTACGGGCTGGAAAAGGGGATCCGGGAGCAGCTGTTCCCCGGCAAGCGGGTAGCCATCAAGATTCAGGAAAAATACCGTCTTTCCGGACAGTACACGCCGGAAAAGCTCCTGATGGTCTACAGGGACAGCATCCTTATGGAGCTTAAAAATTACAGCATCCTTCTCTACAGCATGTTCCGTAAGGCGGAATGTACCTTTGAGCGGGAGGACGTGATGCGCCTGACTCTGGAGGATACGATGATAGCCAGGGACAGGACGCCGGAGCTGAAGCGGATCCTGGAGAAAATTTTCGTGGAGCGCTGCGGCCTGCCCATGGAGATTGACGAGGAGTACCGGGAGCCTGCAAAGCGGGCTGTGGACCCGGTGATTGTGCCCTGCCAGATGCGCCGGCAAGACGAGGCGCCCTCAGAGCCTCTTCCCTTTGATCCGGGCTACAGCGCCTACCTGGACAGCATGGCTGCGGCCTCAGCGGACGGTCTGGATCTCTTCGGAGCAGACGGCCCGGAGGGCGGGCTGCCTTCCGGTGAAGACGGCAGAGCAAAGCTGCAGCCGGTGGAAGTTAATGCAGCCGGCGGCTCAGACAGGACAGCCGGAGGAGCTTCCGGAAAGGACGCTTCCGCTTCCAGAGGAGTTTCCGGCAGCGGGAAAAAGGAGAAGAATACAGCCAAAGGCTCTTCGGGGACCTACGGAAAGAAGGAATTCAAAAAGAAGGAGTTTGCCCGCTCCGGCTACAGGAGGGCGGAGGATCCCGACGTACTCTACGGGCGCAGCTTCGACGATGATGAGCTGACAGAGATCAGCCAGATTGAGGGAGAGGTAGGAGAGGTCTGCATCCGCGGAAAGATCCTGACCACGGAGATTCGGGAGCTCAGAAGCGGCAAACAGCTCTTTATCTTTACCATTACAGACTTCACAGATACCATCGGCGTAAAGATCTTTGCAAAGGAGGAGGCTGTGGAGGATCTGAAAAAGGCTACCGCAGCCGGGCAGTTTGTGCGGCTCAAGGGAGTGGCCACCATTGACCGGTTTGACGGGGAGCTGACTCTGGGCTCCATTGTGGGCATCAAGAAGTGCGAGGATTTCACCGGAAAGCGCATGGACAACAGCCCTGTCAAGCGTGTGGAGCTTCACTGCCACACGAAGATGAGCGATATGGACGGAGTCTCAGAGGTGAAGGACATTATAAAGAGGGCCAAAAAGTGGGGGATGGATGCGATTGCCGTGACGGATCACGGCTGTGTCCAGGCCTTCCCGGACGCCAACCATGCAGTGGAAAAGGGGGACGGCTTCAAGGTCCTTTACGGCGTAGAGGGCTATCTGGTAGATGATTTAAAGCAGCTGGCAGAGGATTCCAGGGGACAGTCCTTAGACCACACCTGCGTGGTGTTCGATATCGAGACAACGGGCTTCAGCCCTCTGAAGAACAAGATTATCGAGATCGGCGCGGTAAAGGTGGAAAACGGAAAAATCGTGGACCGGTTTTCCACCTTCGTCAACCCGGAGGTGCCCATCCCCTTTGAGATCGAAAAACTCACCAGCATCAGCGACAACATGGTTCTGGGGGCGCCGAAAATCGAGGAAGTGCTTCCGAAGTTTCTGGAATTCTGCAGCGATGCGGTGATGGTGGCCCACAATGCTTCCTTTGATATGAGCTTTATCAGGCACAATGCCATGATACAGGGAAAGAGCTTCGAGCCCACGGTGTTAGATACGGTTTCCATGGCGCGGTTTTTGCTTCCGAACCTGAACCGCTTTAAGCTGGACACGGTGGCCAAGGAGCTGCGGATTTCCCTGGAAAACCACCACAGGGCCGTGGACGACGCCGGGGCGACGGCGGAGATCTTTGTCAAATTTGTGGAAATGTTAAAAAGCCGCGGCATTGAAAACCTGGATGAGCTGAATGAGCAGAGCCGGATGAGCGTGGAGACGATTCGGAAAATGCCCACCAACCACATCATTATTCTGGCCAAGAACGATGTGGGGCGGATCAACCTGTACCGCCTGGTTTCCGACTCGAATCTGGTATACTATGCAAAGCGGCCGCGGATTCCAAAGAGCCAGATCCTCAAATACAGGGAAGGCCTGATTATCGGCTCAGCCTGCGAGGCCGGCGAGCTCTACCAGGCCCTGCTGCGGGGAGTGCCGGAGGCGGAGATCAATAAGATTGTCAGCTTCTACGACTATCTGGAGATCCAGCCTCTGGGAAATAATGCCTTCATGCTCAGAGACGAGAAGAGCACGGTGAAGACAGAGGAGGATTTAAAGGATCTGAACCGGAAGATCGTGGAGCTGGGAGAGCGGTTTAACAAGCCGGTCTGCGCCACCTGCGACGTACACTTTCTCGACCCGGAGGATGAGGTCTACCGCCGGATTATCATGGCGGGAAAAGGCTTCAAGGACTGCGATGACCAGGCGCCTCTCTATCTTCGCACCACCGAGGAGATGCTGAGGGAATTTGAATATCTGGGAAGCGACAAGGCCGAGGAGGTAGTGATCACCAATACGAGAAAAATCGCCGCCATGTGCGAGCGGATCTCGCCGGTCAGGCCGGACAAATGCCCGCCGGTTATCCCGAACTCCGACGAAATGCTCCGGAACATCTGCTATAACAGGGCCCATGAGATGTACGGGGAGGATCTCCCGAAGATCGTGGTGGAGCGTCTGGAGCGGGAGCTGAACTCCATTATCTCCAACGGCTTTGCGGTGATGTATATCATCGCCCAGAAGCTGGTGTGGAAGTCCAATGAGGACGGCTATCTGGTGGGGTCGCGAGGTTCTGTGGGCTCCTCCTTCGTGGCTACCATGTCGGGTATCACAGAGGTAAACCCTCTGAGCCCCCACTACTACTGTACAAACTGCCATTTCTACGACTTTGACTCCGAGGAGGTGAAGAAGTTTTCCGGAATGGCAGGGTGCGATATGCCGGACAGGCTCTGCCCTGTCTGCGGAAAGCCTTTAAAGAAGGACGGGTTTGATATTCCCTTCGAGACCTTCCTGGGATTTAAGGGGGACAAGGAGCCGGATATCGACCTGAACTTTTCAGGAGAATACCAGAGCCGCGCCCACGATTACACGGAGGTAATCTTCGGAAAAGGGCAGACCTTCCGGGCGGGAACCATCGGAACCCTGGCGGACAAAACGGCCTTCGGCTATGTGAAAAAGTACTACGAGGAGAGAGGACAGCGAAAGAGGGCCTGCGAGATCAACCGTATTGTCACCGGCTGCGTGGGAGTCAGGAGAACTACGGGACAGCACCCGGGAGGAATCATCGTGCTTCCCCACGGGGAGGAGATCTACTCCTTCACCCCTGTACAGCACCCGGCGGATGACATGACCTCAAAGACGATCACCACCCACTTTGACTACCATTCCATTGACCACAACCTGCTGAAGCTGGATATTCTCGGACACGATGATCCCACCATGATCCGTATGCTTCAGGATCTGACAGGCCTGGATCCGGTTAAGGACATTCCTCTTGACTGTAAGGAGGTCATGAGCCTCTTCCAGAGCACGGAGGCCCTGGGAATCACGCCGGACGACATCGGCGGCTGCCCTCTGGGGGCCCTCGGCGTGCCGGAGTTCGGAACGGACTTTGCCATGCAGATGCTTCTGGACACAAAGCCCAAATATTTTTCCGATCTGGTTCGGATCGCCGGTCTGGCCCACGGAACCGATGTGTGGCTGGGCAATGCCCAGACTCTGATCCAGGAGGGAAAGGCGACTATTCAGACTGCCATCTGCACCAGAGATGACATCATGGTTTACCTGATCAGCAGGGGGCTGGAGGAGGGACTGTCCTTCACCATCATGGAGAGCGTCAGGAAAGGCAAGGGCCTGAAGCCTGAGTGGGAGGAGGAAATGACAGCCCACGGCGTGCCGGACTGGTATATCTGGTCCTGCAAAAAGATCAAATACATGTTCCCGAAGGCCCACGCGGCGGCCTACGTTATGATGGCATGGCGCATTGCCTACTGTAAGGTGTTTTATCCTCTTGCCTACTATGCGGCCTTCTTCAGCATCCGCGCCAGCGGCTTTTCCTATGAGCTGATGTGTCAGGGAAGGGAGAAGCTGGAGTACCACCTGGCTGACTACAAAAAGCGGCTGGATACTCTGTCGAAAAAGGAGCAGGACACCCTGCGGGATATGAGGATTGTCCAGGAGATGTATGCCAGGGGCTTTGAGTTTATGCCCATCGATATTTACAGGGCCAGCGCCAGAAACTTCCAGATCATTGACGGAAAGCTGATGCCGTCCCTGAGCAGCATTGACGGGCTGGGGGAGAAGGCGGCGGACGGAATTGTGTTCGCGGCGGAGGACGGTCCGTTCCTGTCCAAGGAGGACTTTATCAACCGCTCGAAGGTGACGAAGACAGTGGCCGATCTGATGGCCGATCTGGGGCTTCTTAAGGGGCTTCCGGAGAGCAATCAGCTCTCTCTGTTTGATCTGGCTTTATAG
- the rseP gene encoding RIP metalloprotease RseP, whose amino-acid sequence MSLLAAILVFGIIILFHEFGHFLFAKLGGICVLEFSLGMGPRLLSFKRGDTRYSLKLLPFGGSCMMLGEDEDPESMSMDEKAQKDIRKKSEALASSGEEPSEPLQAVLESRRNPSEPPVRYGPDGTPVRGLAFHEASVLARFLTIAAGPVFNFILALACGIAVVAYAGCQPPEIGAVQEGSPAAEAGLQPGDVITRINGKRINLYQEVAMQNTFHPGEPMELEYKREGELYRTNVTPAYSEEAGGYLMGIVSAYPRAPESVFEALQYSFYEFRYIIDLTFKSLQMLVTGQVSREDVAGPVGIVVMIDKTVEASSSYGLLNVLMNLINMSLLLSANLGIMNLLPIPALDGGRLVFILIEALRGRPVDPEKEGMIHMAGMAVLMVLMVVILFNDIINVL is encoded by the coding sequence TGGGGCCGAGGCTTTTGAGCTTCAAACGGGGCGATACCAGATATTCGCTGAAACTGCTGCCCTTTGGCGGCTCCTGCATGATGCTGGGGGAGGATGAGGATCCCGAGAGCATGAGCATGGATGAAAAGGCCCAAAAAGACATCAGGAAAAAGAGTGAGGCCCTGGCTTCTTCCGGGGAGGAACCTTCCGAGCCCCTTCAGGCTGTCCTGGAGAGCCGCAGGAATCCGTCAGAGCCGCCTGTCCGCTATGGGCCGGACGGCACACCTGTCAGAGGGCTGGCCTTTCACGAGGCGTCTGTGCTGGCGCGTTTTCTGACGATTGCGGCGGGACCTGTGTTTAATTTCATCCTCGCTCTGGCCTGCGGTATCGCTGTGGTGGCCTATGCAGGCTGTCAGCCTCCGGAGATCGGAGCGGTGCAGGAGGGATCCCCTGCCGCCGAGGCGGGCCTTCAGCCAGGTGACGTAATCACGAGAATTAACGGAAAGCGGATAAACCTGTACCAGGAAGTTGCAATGCAGAACACCTTCCATCCGGGAGAGCCCATGGAACTGGAGTACAAAAGAGAGGGAGAGCTTTACCGGACAAATGTGACCCCTGCCTATTCAGAGGAGGCGGGCGGCTATCTGATGGGAATTGTAAGCGCCTATCCCAGAGCGCCTGAGTCTGTGTTTGAGGCGCTGCAGTACAGTTTCTACGAGTTTCGCTACATTATAGACTTAACCTTCAAGAGCCTGCAGATGCTGGTAACCGGCCAGGTATCCAGAGAAGATGTGGCCGGCCCGGTGGGAATCGTGGTTATGATCGATAAGACGGTGGAGGCAAGCAGCAGCTATGGCCTTCTGAATGTTCTGATGAACCTGATCAACATGAGCCTGCTGCTGAGCGCCAACCTGGGAATCATGAATCTGCTTCCCATCCCGGCCCTGGACGGAGGCCGTCTGGTGTTCATCCTGATAGAAGCTCTCCGCGGCCGCCCTGTAGATCCCGAAAAAGAAGGCATGATCCACATGGCTGGAATGGCCGTTCTGATGGTTCTGATGGTCGTGATCCTGTTTAATGATATCATAAACGTACTTTAA
- the ispG gene encoding flavodoxin-dependent (E)-4-hydroxy-3-methylbut-2-enyl-diphosphate synthase: MFRYAANAPHTYTHLHKSNDRRKPHMAYRDSTKTVQIGNRVIGGGNPILIQSMCNTKTEDAASTIAQILELERAGCDIIRVAVPTMEAAESLKTIKRSIHIPLVADIHFDYRLAIAAIECGADKIRINPGNIGSEERVQAVVDKAKEYGIPIRVGVNSGSLEKHLIEKYGGVTAEGIVESALDKVSMIERMGYDNLVISIKSSDVLMCVKAHELIAKKTMYPLHVGITEAGTVLSGNIKSAIGLGLILNQGIGDTIRVSLTGNPVEEIKSAKLILRTLGLRKGGVEVVSCPTCGRTQIDLIGLANQVENMVQEYPLDIKVAVMGCVVNGPGEAREADIGIAGGIGEGLLIKKGEVIRKVPEEELLGALKGELDAMMQNAKKTGDGE, from the coding sequence CTGTTCAGGTATGCGGCCAATGCCCCACACACTTACACACACCTACACAAATCAAATGATCGGAGGAAGCCTCATATGGCATACAGAGATTCAACGAAAACAGTTCAGATCGGGAACCGCGTCATTGGCGGTGGAAATCCGATTCTGATTCAGTCCATGTGCAATACGAAAACAGAGGACGCGGCGTCCACTATCGCCCAGATTCTGGAGCTGGAGCGTGCAGGCTGCGATATTATCCGCGTGGCGGTTCCCACCATGGAGGCAGCAGAGAGCTTAAAGACTATAAAGCGCTCCATCCATATCCCCCTTGTGGCGGATATTCACTTTGACTATCGCCTGGCCATAGCGGCCATTGAGTGCGGGGCGGACAAGATCCGCATCAACCCGGGAAACATCGGTTCCGAGGAGCGGGTGCAGGCAGTGGTGGACAAGGCGAAGGAGTATGGAATTCCCATCCGCGTCGGCGTCAACAGCGGTTCCCTGGAAAAGCATCTGATAGAGAAGTACGGCGGCGTGACGGCAGAGGGAATTGTGGAGAGCGCCCTGGACAAGGTTTCCATGATTGAGCGCATGGGATATGACAATCTGGTCATCAGCATCAAGTCATCAGACGTTCTGATGTGTGTGAAGGCTCATGAGCTGATCGCGAAAAAAACCATGTACCCCCTCCATGTGGGAATCACCGAGGCCGGAACGGTGCTGTCCGGCAATATCAAGTCAGCCATCGGGCTGGGACTCATCCTGAATCAGGGGATCGGAGATACGATCCGCGTGTCTCTGACGGGAAATCCGGTGGAGGAGATCAAGTCAGCAAAGCTGATCCTGCGCACACTGGGGCTCAGAAAGGGCGGAGTGGAGGTAGTGTCATGTCCTACCTGCGGCCGCACCCAGATCGACCTCATCGGCCTGGCAAACCAGGTGGAAAATATGGTGCAGGAATATCCCCTTGATATTAAGGTAGCTGTCATGGGCTGTGTAGTCAACGGCCCCGGAGAGGCCAGGGAGGCAGACATCGGAATTGCCGGAGGAATCGGAGAGGGACTTCTCATCAAAAAGGGAGAGGTGATCCGCAAGGTTCCGGAGGAGGAGCTGCTTGGCGCCCTGAAGGGAGAGCTGGACGCCATGATGCAGAATGCAAAGAAAACAGGTGATGGGGAATGA